From a single Flavobacterium sp. genomic region:
- a CDS encoding ATP-binding protein — MNSAVLLLILLGYLGILFFIAHWAEKKENVKWTNNSYIYSLSLAVYCTAWTYYGSIGVAANSGLSYLPIYIGPIIIIPAWIIILKKIIRISRVNKISSIADFISLRYGNSRFLGAIVTVVCLVGILPYIALQLKAISETFHIVTKTNLSSYIFDDTTTYVAVALALFASYYGTRYVDASEKRKGIVTAVALESILKLVFFLIIGIYVTFFVFDGYDDIYAQASLLDNFKEKNTIGGLEQGLNWFFLSMVSLFAIFLLPRQFQMAIVENNRERHIKTAIWLFPLYLLLFNLFVYPIAWGGNVLFEGKNVNADTYSLLIPQFFDNKTLTVLVFLGGFSAAISMIVVSSISLSTMLSNNLLIPYSFLGKLRNEEQIINNKKIVNIRKIGIFSLIIGAYFIYRFFALDYNLVSIGLISFVIIAQLAPAFFGAIFWRRGSRMGAIYGILIGFLICIYTLLLPYTIGLTNGESSFIAEGFMKIGLLKPFQLFGLDYLQPVPHALFWSMLFNTLTYFAVSVSFKGNYRERNYAEMYVDIDKYSTNHENAFVWKGTAYTRDIEKVLIRFLGEERTKRAMNIFNVKYNVDKNQELADARLVKFAENLLTGHIGTASARILISSVVKEEKITLPEVLKILEESKENITINKKLTETSNQLQKITSELQKANETLIRKDVQKDEFLDTVTHELRTPITAIRAASEILHDDDEIPEELKKQFLQNIISESDRLNRLIDKILDLEKFETGKQTIHPTENNLIETIEHSIEPLQQLIKNKKISIYVESKDTLFAFYDEDRIIQVVTNLLSNAIKFCPESEGLITIQVKKEDDFVITSVQDNGKGINPNDFDIIFDKFYQASNQNFKKPVGSGLGLAICKQIIEHHKGKIWVESSIKGACIVFTLPVKNIEI; from the coding sequence ATGAATAGTGCTGTTTTATTACTTATTTTATTAGGGTATTTAGGTATTCTTTTTTTTATTGCACATTGGGCAGAAAAAAAAGAAAATGTTAAATGGACTAATAATTCGTACATCTATTCTTTATCATTAGCTGTGTATTGTACGGCTTGGACGTATTATGGAAGTATAGGAGTGGCCGCCAATTCAGGACTTAGCTATTTGCCTATTTACATCGGTCCCATTATTATTATTCCAGCTTGGATTATCATTTTAAAGAAAATTATTCGCATTTCTCGTGTGAATAAAATTTCAAGTATTGCTGATTTTATTTCGCTTCGTTATGGTAACAGCCGTTTTTTAGGAGCAATTGTTACTGTAGTTTGTTTGGTTGGAATTTTACCTTATATAGCACTCCAATTGAAAGCTATTTCTGAAACGTTTCATATTGTTACTAAAACCAACTTAAGTTCCTATATTTTTGATGATACAACTACCTATGTTGCTGTGGCTTTAGCTCTTTTTGCCTCATATTATGGAACACGCTATGTGGATGCTTCGGAAAAAAGAAAAGGAATTGTTACCGCAGTTGCTTTAGAAAGTATATTGAAATTAGTTTTCTTTTTAATTATTGGAATTTATGTAACTTTCTTTGTGTTTGATGGTTATGATGATATTTATGCCCAAGCTTCGTTGTTAGATAACTTTAAAGAAAAAAATACCATTGGAGGTTTAGAACAAGGTTTAAATTGGTTTTTCCTTAGTATGGTTTCTTTATTTGCGATTTTTTTATTGCCACGTCAATTTCAAATGGCAATTGTTGAAAATAACAGAGAACGCCATATTAAGACTGCTATTTGGTTGTTTCCTCTTTATCTTTTACTTTTCAATTTATTTGTATATCCAATCGCTTGGGGTGGAAATGTGTTATTTGAAGGTAAAAATGTCAACGCCGACACCTATTCGCTGTTAATTCCTCAATTTTTTGATAACAAAACTTTGACTGTTTTGGTTTTTCTAGGTGGATTTTCAGCAGCAATTTCTATGATTGTAGTTTCAAGTATCAGTTTATCTACTATGCTGAGTAACAATTTGTTAATTCCCTATTCGTTTTTAGGAAAATTAAGAAATGAAGAACAAATCATCAACAATAAAAAAATTGTCAACATTCGTAAAATAGGCATTTTTTCATTAATTATTGGGGCGTATTTCATTTACCGATTCTTTGCATTAGATTATAATTTAGTTTCTATCGGTTTAATTTCTTTTGTAATAATTGCTCAATTAGCGCCAGCATTTTTTGGAGCCATTTTTTGGAGAAGAGGGTCAAGAATGGGGGCAATCTATGGAATTTTGATTGGCTTTTTAATCTGTATTTATACTTTACTTTTGCCTTATACTATAGGATTGACTAACGGCGAAAGTTCTTTTATTGCTGAAGGTTTTATGAAAATAGGCTTGTTAAAACCCTTTCAGCTTTTCGGATTAGATTACTTGCAACCTGTGCCTCATGCTTTATTTTGGAGTATGTTGTTTAATACTTTAACCTATTTTGCGGTTTCGGTTAGTTTTAAGGGAAATTATCGTGAACGTAATTATGCTGAAATGTATGTAGATATTGACAAATACAGCACCAATCACGAAAATGCTTTTGTTTGGAAAGGAACTGCATACACAAGAGATATTGAAAAAGTATTGATTCGATTTTTAGGAGAAGAACGAACAAAACGCGCCATGAATATTTTCAACGTGAAATACAATGTTGATAAAAATCAAGAACTAGCTGATGCGAGATTGGTAAAATTTGCTGAAAATTTACTTACTGGACACATCGGAACGGCTTCTGCTCGAATTTTAATTTCAAGTGTTGTAAAAGAAGAGAAAATTACATTGCCTGAAGTTTTGAAAATATTAGAAGAATCGAAAGAAAATATCACTATTAACAAAAAATTGACTGAAACTTCAAATCAACTTCAAAAAATTACCTCCGAATTACAAAAAGCAAACGAAACGTTGATTCGAAAAGATGTTCAGAAAGATGAATTTTTAGATACCGTAACGCACGAACTTCGTACACCAATTACCGCTATTCGGGCAGCAAGTGAAATTTTGCATGATGACGACGAAATTCCAGAAGAATTAAAAAAACAGTTTTTGCAAAATATTATTTCAGAATCTGATCGATTGAATCGTTTGATTGATAAGATTTTAGATTTAGAAAAATTTGAAACAGGAAAACAAACCATTCATCCTACAGAAAATAACCTAATTGAAACTATTGAACATTCGATTGAACCTTTACAACAATTGATTAAAAACAAGAAAATCAGTATTTATGTAGAAAGTAAAGACACTCTTTTTGCGTTTTACGATGAAGATCGAATCATTCAAGTGGTTACAAATTTGCTTTCTAATGCCATTAAATTTTGTCCTGAAAGTGAAGGTTTAATTACCATTCAAGTAAAAAAAGAAGATGATTTTGTGATAACTTCTGTTCAAGATAACGGAAAAGGTATCAATCCTAACGATTTTGACATTATATTTGACAAATTTTATCAAGCTTCCAATCAGAATTTTAAAAAACCTGTTGGTAGCGGATTAGGATTGGCTATTTGCAAACAAATTATAGAACATCATAAAGGTAAAATTTGGGTAGAATCAAGTATAAAAGGTGCTTGTATTGTATTCACTTTACCAGTAAAAAATATTGAAATTTAA
- a CDS encoding response regulator codes for MKKILIVDDEPNIVMTLEYTFKKSNYEVFIARDGQEALDILKTNFPDVIILDIMMPMVDGFATLEQIRKHANLQHTKVLFLSAKNKESDIEKGLALGADAYMTKPFSIKKVVEQVEELLN; via the coding sequence ATGAAGAAGATTTTAATTGTAGACGACGAACCAAACATCGTAATGACGCTCGAATATACCTTCAAAAAAAGCAATTACGAAGTTTTTATAGCACGTGACGGACAAGAAGCATTAGACATTTTAAAAACTAATTTCCCCGATGTGATTATTTTAGATATTATGATGCCTATGGTTGATGGTTTTGCTACTTTAGAACAAATTAGAAAACACGCTAATTTACAACATACCAAAGTTTTATTCTTATCCGCAAAAAACAAAGAAAGCGATATTGAAAAAGGATTAGCTCTAGGCGCCGATGCTTACATGACGAAGCCGTTTTCGATTAAGAAAGTAGTGGAGCAAGTGGAGGAGTTGTTGAATTAA
- a CDS encoding DUF3885 domain-containing protein has protein sequence MIEVEFKKFWNSNFNQTIPLSYLFKEVYHERWLRFHSLPDSKRYPESDIEMNIILQRYNQIFSEIYNENEEIYLVHTNITHNDEKFELLNFHPELNFKKSCSFKLEMYFPNDFDNDAILEVFVSRKCWNLISYNEILKEIVNDISRFFFISLDSKIIVAPYDGGIDIILKSETDKAILTKKYKNWISKRIDKL, from the coding sequence ATGATCGAAGTAGAATTTAAAAAGTTTTGGAATAGTAATTTTAACCAAACTATCCCATTAAGCTACCTTTTTAAAGAAGTTTATCATGAAAGATGGCTAAGATTTCATAGCTTACCAGATTCGAAAAGATATCCTGAAAGCGATATTGAGATGAATATTATATTGCAAAGATATAATCAAATATTTTCTGAAATTTATAATGAAAACGAAGAAATCTATTTAGTTCATACTAATATAACTCATAATGATGAAAAATTTGAATTATTAAATTTTCACCCTGAATTAAATTTTAAAAAAAGTTGCTCATTTAAATTAGAAATGTATTTTCCTAATGACTTTGATAATGATGCAATATTAGAAGTCTTTGTAAGTAGAAAATGTTGGAATTTAATTTCATACAATGAAATTTTGAAAGAAATTGTTAACGATATTTCAAGGTTTTTTTTTATTTCATTAGATAGTAAAATTATAGTAGCTCCTTATGATGGAGGAATTGATATTATCTTAAAATCAGAAACTGATAAAGCTATACTTACAAAAAAATATAAAAATTGGATTTCAAAACGTATTGATAAATTGTAA
- a CDS encoding acetate--CoA ligase yields the protein MNYYEFYKKSNESAIDFWKEQSQNIAWFSNPSTILSNDSNDYPLWFADGELNACYLAIDKHIEDGFGEQVAIIYDSPVTQTVKKYTFNEVKTEVAKLAGGLLSLGLEKGDTAVIYMPMIPQAAFAMLACARIGVTHSVVFGGFAPHELAIRIDDCEPKAIITASSGIEIDRLIAYKPLVDEAIELAHHKPEKVVVFNRKLGARVPFKKYDVDYDALVYGSEEAACVSVNSAHPLYILYTSGTTGKPKGIVRDTGGYVTALKFSMQHIYDAKEGEVFWAASDVGWVVGHSYIVYGPLINRNTTILFEGKPIRTPDASTFWRVIAEHKVSVMFTAPTAIRAIKKEDPNGEFIKQYDLSCLRIQFLAGERCDVATLEWYREHIPVPAIDHWWQTESGWPMIANMMGVEYLPIKPGSAGKAVTGYDIRIFGENGQELGPNEEGYVVIKLPLPPGTLLDLWKDNERFKSGYLNKFPGYYFSGDGGFKDEEDYIFITGRVDDVINVAGHRLSTAEMEEIVASHHSVAECAVIGINDELKGQIPLALVVAKSGEDIEHFQLQHEVVKLVREQIGAVASLRDVVMVQRLPKTRSGKILRKMMRSIADGENFQVPSTIDDEAIIDEIRDVLQHDKIGCFK from the coding sequence ATGAATTATTACGAATTTTATAAAAAAAGTAACGAATCAGCAATAGACTTCTGGAAAGAACAATCTCAAAACATTGCGTGGTTTTCAAATCCAAGTACAATTTTATCTAACGATTCGAATGATTACCCATTATGGTTTGCAGACGGAGAACTTAATGCTTGTTACTTAGCAATAGATAAACACATAGAAGATGGCTTTGGAGAACAAGTTGCTATTATTTATGACTCACCCGTTACACAAACTGTAAAAAAGTATACATTTAACGAAGTTAAAACCGAAGTTGCAAAATTAGCTGGTGGTTTACTTTCATTGGGATTAGAAAAAGGCGATACCGCTGTAATTTATATGCCAATGATTCCTCAAGCCGCTTTTGCTATGTTAGCTTGTGCTCGAATAGGAGTAACGCATTCGGTAGTTTTTGGAGGGTTTGCACCGCATGAATTAGCTATTCGTATTGACGATTGCGAGCCTAAAGCCATTATTACCGCTTCTTCAGGAATTGAAATCGACCGATTAATTGCTTACAAACCTTTAGTTGACGAAGCTATCGAATTAGCCCATCACAAACCTGAAAAGGTTGTAGTTTTCAATAGAAAATTAGGAGCAAGAGTTCCTTTTAAAAAATATGATGTTGATTACGATGCTCTGGTTTATGGCTCAGAAGAAGCAGCTTGTGTTTCGGTAAATTCAGCTCATCCTTTGTATATTTTATACACTTCTGGAACAACTGGAAAACCAAAAGGAATTGTCAGAGATACAGGAGGTTATGTTACGGCACTTAAATTTTCAATGCAACATATTTACGATGCAAAAGAAGGTGAAGTGTTTTGGGCTGCTTCCGATGTGGGTTGGGTGGTAGGACATAGTTATATTGTTTACGGACCTTTAATTAATCGCAATACAACCATTCTTTTTGAAGGAAAACCAATTCGTACACCAGATGCAAGTACTTTTTGGCGCGTAATTGCCGAACACAAAGTTAGCGTGATGTTTACCGCACCAACTGCCATTAGAGCTATTAAAAAAGAAGATCCAAATGGCGAATTCATCAAACAATATGATTTATCGTGTTTACGAATTCAATTCTTAGCAGGAGAACGTTGTGATGTAGCTACTTTAGAATGGTATCGCGAACATATACCCGTTCCAGCAATCGACCATTGGTGGCAAACAGAATCGGGTTGGCCAATGATTGCTAATATGATGGGAGTGGAGTATTTGCCTATAAAACCAGGTTCTGCTGGAAAAGCTGTGACAGGTTATGATATCCGAATTTTTGGAGAAAATGGACAAGAATTAGGTCCAAATGAAGAAGGTTATGTAGTTATCAAATTACCTTTGCCTCCCGGAACTTTATTGGATTTATGGAAAGATAATGAACGTTTTAAATCAGGATATTTGAATAAATTTCCAGGGTATTATTTCTCTGGTGATGGCGGATTTAAAGACGAGGAAGATTATATTTTCATCACAGGTAGAGTAGATGACGTCATAAACGTTGCTGGTCACCGCCTTTCAACCGCTGAAATGGAAGAAATTGTAGCCTCACATCACTCGGTTGCAGAATGTGCTGTAATTGGTATTAACGACGAATTAAAAGGCCAAATTCCATTAGCATTGGTTGTTGCAAAATCGGGAGAAGATATTGAACATTTCCAACTACAACACGAAGTTGTTAAATTAGTAAGAGAACAAATTGGAGCGGTTGCATCGTTACGGGATGTAGTTATGGTGCAACGCTTACCTAAAACTCGTTCAGGAAAAATACTTCGAAAAATGATGCGTAGCATTGCCGATGGTGAAAACTTTCAAGTTCCTTCTACTATTGACGATGAAGCAATTATTGATGAAATTCGAGACGTTTTACAACATGATAAAATAGGTTGTTTTAAATAA
- the acs gene encoding acetate--CoA ligase → MSYYKIHDLENYFKMYKKSVREPRKFWDRIADENFVWYQKWDKVFEVDMQEANFKWFLNAKVNITKNCIDRHLAKRDDKTAIIFEPNDPSEAAQHISYNELYVRVSKMANVLREQGIKKGDRVCIYLPMIPELAVAVLACARIGAIHSVVFAGFSSSAVASRINDSECKMVITSDGSYRGNKSIDLKGIVDEALEKCPCVETVLVVKRTNTAVTMKEGRDLWLQPLLDAAIGNNVAEIMDAEDPLFILYTSGSTGKPKGMVHSTAGYMVYTAYTFKNVFNYEENDVYWCTADIGWITGHSYILYGPLLNGATTVIFEGVPSYPDFSRFWEVIEKHKITQFYTAPTAIRALAKESLDFVQKHPLSSLKVIGSVGEPINEEAWHWYNDHVGGKRCPLVDTWWQTETGGIMISPIPFVTPTKPTYASLPLPGIQPVLMDELRNEIEGNQVTGALCIKFPWPSMARTIWGDHQRYKETYFTAFPGKYFTGDGALRDEVGYYRITGRVDDVIIVSGHNLGTAPIEDAINEHPAVAESAIVGFPHDIKGNALYGFVILKETGESRDKNNLAKEINQLISDQIGPIAKLDKIQFVSGLPKTRSGKIMRRILRKIAEGDFSNFGDISTLLNPEIVDEIKDGKL, encoded by the coding sequence ATGAGTTATTACAAAATACACGATTTAGAAAACTACTTTAAAATGTATAAGAAGTCGGTGCGCGAACCAAGAAAATTCTGGGATCGTATTGCTGATGAAAACTTTGTATGGTACCAAAAATGGGATAAAGTTTTTGAAGTAGACATGCAAGAAGCTAATTTTAAATGGTTTTTAAATGCAAAAGTTAACATCACTAAAAACTGTATCGACAGACATTTAGCAAAAAGAGACGATAAAACCGCTATTATTTTTGAACCAAATGATCCAAGCGAAGCAGCACAACATATTTCTTATAACGAATTATATGTTCGTGTATCTAAAATGGCAAATGTTTTGCGAGAACAAGGTATCAAAAAAGGCGATAGAGTTTGTATTTATTTACCAATGATTCCAGAATTAGCCGTTGCTGTTTTGGCTTGTGCTCGAATTGGAGCAATACATTCAGTAGTTTTTGCTGGTTTTTCATCTTCAGCAGTTGCTAGTCGTATTAATGATAGTGAATGTAAAATGGTAATTACTTCTGACGGAAGTTATAGAGGTAATAAATCAATTGATTTAAAAGGAATTGTTGATGAAGCGTTAGAAAAATGTCCATGTGTTGAAACTGTTTTGGTTGTAAAAAGAACCAATACAGCTGTAACCATGAAAGAAGGTAGAGATTTGTGGTTACAACCGCTATTAGATGCCGCTATTGGAAACAATGTTGCTGAAATTATGGATGCCGAAGATCCGTTATTTATTTTATATACTTCGGGTTCAACTGGAAAACCAAAAGGAATGGTACATTCAACCGCTGGTTACATGGTTTACACTGCTTACACCTTTAAAAACGTTTTCAATTATGAGGAAAATGATGTGTATTGGTGTACAGCAGATATTGGTTGGATTACAGGTCACTCTTATATTTTATACGGACCACTTTTAAATGGCGCTACCACAGTGATTTTTGAAGGAGTACCCTCTTATCCAGACTTTAGTCGTTTTTGGGAAGTGATTGAAAAACATAAAATTACTCAGTTTTATACAGCTCCAACAGCAATTCGTGCATTGGCAAAAGAAAGTTTAGATTTTGTTCAAAAACATCCATTGAGTTCATTAAAAGTAATTGGTTCTGTTGGTGAACCCATTAACGAAGAAGCTTGGCACTGGTATAACGACCACGTAGGAGGAAAGCGCTGTCCGTTAGTAGACACTTGGTGGCAAACTGAAACTGGGGGAATTATGATTTCACCTATTCCGTTTGTAACACCTACCAAGCCAACGTATGCTTCATTACCATTACCAGGAATTCAGCCAGTTTTAATGGATGAATTACGTAATGAAATTGAAGGAAATCAAGTTACGGGAGCTTTGTGTATTAAATTCCCATGGCCATCCATGGCGAGAACCATTTGGGGTGATCACCAACGTTATAAAGAAACTTATTTCACAGCTTTTCCAGGAAAATATTTCACAGGAGATGGCGCTTTACGCGATGAAGTAGGGTATTATAGAATTACGGGTAGAGTAGATGATGTTATTATTGTTTCTGGACATAATTTAGGAACGGCTCCAATTGAAGATGCTATCAATGAACATCCAGCAGTAGCAGAAAGTGCAATTGTAGGATTCCCACATGATATCAAAGGAAATGCATTATATGGTTTTGTAATTCTGAAAGAAACTGGAGAAAGTCGTGATAAAAATAATCTTGCAAAAGAGATTAATCAATTGATTTCTGATCAAATAGGTCCAATTGCAAAATTAGATAAAATACAGTTTGTGAGTGGTTTACCAAAAACACGTTCGGGTAAAATCATGCGCAGAATATTAAGAAAGATTGCTGAAGGTGACTTCTCTAACTTTGGAGACATCTCCACTTTATTAAATCCTGAAATAGTGGATGAAATTAAAGATGGCAAACTCTAG
- a CDS encoding GDSL-type esterase/lipase family protein, with amino-acid sequence MQNDWAYLEKYAIENQLLLKLPNNGNRIVFIGDSITEFWQQYDSAFFTQNKYINRGISSQTTSQIQERFQNDVIDLEPKYVIILAGINDIAENNGPISIEEIMNNIVSMVEKALKNNIEVVLCSILPASDFYWNPKIKPIEKIKQLNVLIEAYCLIEKIKFVDYYTPMVDENFGLDKKFTDDGVHPNLNGYLKMKTILESYLKL; translated from the coding sequence ATGCAAAACGATTGGGCGTACTTGGAAAAATATGCAATAGAAAATCAGCTATTACTAAAACTACCAAATAATGGTAACCGAATTGTTTTTATAGGTGATTCTATTACTGAATTTTGGCAACAATATGATTCTGCATTCTTTACTCAAAATAAGTATATTAACAGAGGAATTAGTAGTCAAACCACTTCTCAAATTCAGGAACGTTTTCAAAATGATGTCATTGATTTAGAACCCAAATATGTAATTATTTTAGCAGGAATCAATGATATTGCTGAAAATAACGGTCCAATTTCCATAGAAGAAATCATGAATAATATTGTTTCAATGGTTGAAAAAGCATTAAAAAATAATATTGAAGTAGTTCTTTGCTCAATACTTCCTGCAAGCGACTTTTATTGGAATCCTAAAATAAAACCCATTGAGAAAATCAAACAGTTAAATGTATTAATTGAAGCCTATTGCCTAATTGAAAAAATAAAATTTGTCGACTACTATACTCCAATGGTAGATGAAAATTTTGGTTTAGATAAAAAATTTACTGATGATGGTGTTCATCCAAATTTGAATGGATATTTAAAAATGAAAACTATACTTGAATCTTACTTGAAATTATGA
- a CDS encoding PolC-type DNA polymerase III — MTFNWFKKIVKDHPKFWETYLTHFDENQDKKKRFVVFDCETTGLDYRTDRILSIGAVAIENNQIIVGDFMEVFLLQDVFKAESVPIHGILKEGKEEKIVEAEAIIRFLDFIKDATLVGHHVDFDIEMINQGLGRLEVGKLKNQAMDTDVMYQKLKYLPQEQLSSLDELCDIYKIRKSDRHTASGDAFITALLFLKLKKKLEI, encoded by the coding sequence ATGACGTTCAATTGGTTTAAGAAAATAGTTAAAGATCATCCTAAATTTTGGGAAACGTATCTTACACATTTTGATGAAAATCAAGATAAAAAGAAACGTTTTGTAGTATTTGATTGCGAAACTACTGGTTTAGATTACAGAACGGATCGAATTTTATCGATTGGTGCGGTGGCTATCGAAAATAACCAAATAATCGTTGGTGATTTCATGGAAGTTTTTTTGTTACAAGATGTGTTTAAAGCTGAATCAGTGCCTATTCACGGTATTTTAAAAGAAGGTAAAGAGGAGAAAATTGTAGAAGCCGAAGCTATTATTCGATTTTTAGACTTTATCAAAGATGCCACTTTAGTTGGTCATCACGTTGATTTTGACATAGAAATGATTAATCAAGGCTTAGGACGATTAGAAGTTGGAAAACTGAAAAATCAAGCAATGGATACGGATGTTATGTATCAGAAATTGAAATATTTACCACAAGAACAACTCAGTTCTTTAGATGAATTATGTGATATCTATAAAATAAGAAAATCGGACCGACATACAGCAAGTGGCGATGCTTTTATTACGGCATTATTGTTTTTGAAACTTAAGAAAAAATTAGAGATTTAA
- a CDS encoding DUF294 nucleotidyltransferase-like domain-containing protein, whose translation MKNPIAERITDFLKNYPPFSSLSYQKLLDIAKSCHVLYLEKNQTLFKINDATHTFFYVVASGAVGLSVTSDADDILIDKCDEGDILGLRPFFAKNNYLMTAKAREESIIYAIPIEIFKPHVAENADVLSFLLESFASNTRNPYDKNNKGKLISENVIYNDQNAEIQYYQPIKYTANPITASPSDIVRFVAQTMSSSKIGSMIIHENRKPIGIVTDKDLRSKIATGLFSIEVTIDKIMSSPVITVADNLSIAEAQIMMLKNNVSHLCVTKDGSVDSDITGIITEHDIVVAQANNPGVLLKQCKRAQKSADLKEVREKLSDLIQHSLDKNVPIQHISSIIAEINLAITSRAIELAIDKMENPPPTQFAWLNIGSQGRKEQLLMTDQDNAIVFEDVAEDKYDTVKKYFIELAENVTKTLNKVGYAYCPADMMASNPLWCKSVSDWNNQFKGWITAPGEKGILMCTIFFDYDFVYGNESLVDAITKTIHEETNDNQLFFAYLGADALKNPPPLGFFRQFLVENDGEHKDTFDLKGRALMPLIDAARILSLSKGIKNTANTISRYAKLAELEPQNAPIYEACADAFAELLKFRTEEGLKNQSDGRYLNLSELSKLDKVKLKNDFQPINDIQEVIKNRFQLTYFT comes from the coding sequence ATGAAAAACCCTATTGCTGAACGTATCACCGATTTCTTAAAAAACTATCCTCCTTTTTCTAGTTTATCCTATCAAAAATTATTAGATATAGCTAAGAGTTGTCACGTTTTATATTTGGAAAAAAATCAAACCTTGTTTAAAATTAATGATGCAACACATACATTTTTTTATGTCGTGGCGTCTGGAGCTGTTGGATTATCTGTAACATCTGATGCAGATGACATTTTAATTGATAAATGTGATGAAGGTGATATTTTAGGATTACGTCCGTTTTTTGCAAAAAATAATTATTTAATGACTGCAAAGGCACGCGAAGAAAGCATTATATATGCAATTCCGATTGAAATATTTAAACCTCATGTTGCTGAAAACGCAGATGTCTTGAGTTTTTTATTGGAAAGTTTTGCCTCAAATACAAGAAATCCTTATGATAAAAACAATAAAGGAAAATTGATTTCTGAGAATGTTATTTACAATGATCAAAATGCTGAAATTCAATATTATCAGCCTATAAAATACACCGCAAATCCCATCACAGCTTCACCAAGTGATATTGTTCGTTTTGTAGCACAAACTATGTCTAGTAGTAAAATTGGCAGCATGATAATTCATGAAAACAGAAAACCTATTGGGATTGTAACCGATAAAGATTTGCGTTCAAAAATCGCAACCGGACTATTTAGTATCGAAGTAACCATTGACAAGATTATGTCTTCTCCTGTAATTACTGTAGCAGATAATTTATCTATTGCAGAAGCACAAATTATGATGCTTAAAAATAATGTTTCGCATTTGTGTGTAACTAAAGATGGTTCTGTGGACTCTGATATTACAGGAATTATTACTGAGCATGATATTGTTGTAGCGCAAGCAAACAACCCAGGCGTTTTACTTAAACAATGTAAAAGAGCTCAAAAATCAGCCGATTTAAAAGAAGTTAGAGAAAAATTATCTGATTTAATTCAGCATTCACTTGATAAAAATGTACCTATTCAACATATTTCTTCAATTATTGCCGAAATAAATTTAGCCATAACCAGTAGAGCAATTGAATTAGCCATCGATAAAATGGAAAACCCTCCGCCTACTCAGTTTGCTTGGTTAAATATTGGTAGTCAAGGAAGAAAAGAACAGTTATTAATGACCGACCAAGACAATGCAATTGTTTTTGAAGATGTAGCGGAAGATAAATACGATACGGTTAAAAAATATTTTATTGAATTAGCTGAAAATGTAACTAAAACACTTAATAAAGTTGGTTATGCCTATTGTCCTGCAGACATGATGGCAAGTAATCCGCTTTGGTGTAAATCGGTTTCCGATTGGAACAATCAATTTAAAGGATGGATTACAGCGCCTGGAGAAAAAGGTATTTTGATGTGTACCATTTTCTTTGATTATGATTTTGTCTACGGAAATGAAAGTTTAGTTGATGCGATTACTAAAACAATTCATGAAGAAACTAATGATAACCAATTGTTTTTTGCTTATTTAGGAGCTGACGCATTGAAAAACCCGCCTCCATTAGGCTTTTTCCGTCAGTTTTTAGTTGAAAATGATGGAGAACATAAAGATACTTTTGATTTAAAAGGAAGAGCTTTAATGCCTTTGATTGATGCGGCTAGAATTTTATCGTTAAGTAAAGGTATTAAAAACACAGCCAATACGATTTCGAGATATGCTAAATTAGCTGAATTAGAACCTCAAAATGCACCAATTTATGAAGCGTGCGCCGATGCTTTTGCTGAATTATTAAAGTTCAGAACCGAAGAAGGTTTAAAAAACCAATCAGATGGTAGGTATTTGAATTTAAGCGAGTTATCAAAGTTAGATAAAGTAAAACTTAAAAACGATTTCCAGCCTATAAACGATATTCAAGAAGTAATTAAAAATCGTTTTCAATTAACTTATTTCACTTAA